A genome region from Mauremys reevesii isolate NIE-2019 linkage group 12, ASM1616193v1, whole genome shotgun sequence includes the following:
- the LOC120375782 gene encoding G protein-activated inward rectifier potassium channel 4-like isoform X1 — translation MVLPIASSSMELQQDNGLCVRNNVGGCRLKYEEPRSRRNSIPPVQTPTAKHMLAYLPRPPTDTSRYGAFPQKPEMMVIPMGLSGESQQQTDPATEKKNALMSNFVPHSCGSNIPNDRSVLQRRLSLVEQTSTGTVVPVKHRPSVSINTEDLPKYRRALRNDPLPSLRDINTRWYPRHALSVPNIPNSARKKTPTRSIVSVTPSEKPQNRRCKLIDDDRQFSSANKQQRQRYVTKMGKCQVNLGRIQEKKRFLSDIFTTIVDLKYRWFLFVFMMCYIITWVVFGIIYFFDAWIRDDINHIGDPEWKPCIENVDNFISALLFSVESQRTIGYGSRIVTADCTEGVILLMAQSIVGSMIDALMVGCMFVKISRPKKRAQTLIFSKKCVVSHRDEKLCLMFRIGDLRDSHMVDAKIRAKLIKSRQTKEGEFIPLEQSELNLGYDTGEDRLFLVEPQIICHVISDHSPFWEMTAESLKREQFEIIVILEGIVEATGMTCQARTSYIEDEILWGYRFEPCMTLEKGAFRVDYSRFEKTFEVQTPAASAKEMYELKEMECQDQSTLSLYWDHLVHPCFSAELNDVLQDEGPTEEPLARLGIPNITEEETSAEFQNQIGV, via the exons ATGGTGCTGCCCATCGCCAgcagcagcatggagctgcagcaggacaACGGGCTCTGTGTCCGCAACAACGTGGGCGGTTGCCGGCTGAAGTACGAGGAGCCGAGGAGCCGGAGGAACTCCATCCCCCCTGTGCAGACTCCCaccgccaagcacatgcttgcctACCTGCCCCGGCCCCCGACGGACACCAGCAGATACGGCGCCTTCCCTCAGAAG CCTGAAATGATGGTCATCCCAATGGGCCTATCAGGAGAGAGCCAACAGCAAACAGACCCTGCGACTGAAAAGAAAAATGCCCTGATGTCAAACTTTGTCCCCCACTCCTGTGGCTCAAACATCCCCAATGACAGATCAGTCCTTCAGAGGAGGCTCAGTCTGGTGGAGCAGACCAGCACAGGCACGGTGGTACCTGTGAAGCACCGGCCCAGCGTCTCCATCAACACCGAAGATCTGCCCAAGTACCGCCGGGCATTGCGCAATGATCCCCTGCCTTCACTCCGGGACATCAACACCCGGTGGTACCCACGGCATGCCCTCAGTGTGCCCAACATCCCCAACTCAGCACGGAAAAAAACACCCACCCGGAGCATTGTCTCCGTGACCCCCTCAGAGAAACCTCAGAACCGCCGCTGCAAGCTCATCGACGACGATCGGCAGTTCAGCTCCGCCAACAAGCAGCAGCGGCAGCGCTATGTGACCAAAATGGGCAAGTGCCAGGTGAATCTGGGCCGCATCCAGGAAAAGAAGAGGTTCCTGTCGGACATTTTCACCACCATTGTGGACCTCAAGTACCGCTGGTTCCTCTTTGTCTTCATGATGTGCTACATCATCACCTGGGTGGTCTTTGGCATCATCTACTTCTTCGATGCCTGGATAAGGGACGACATCAACCACATAGGAGACCCGGAGTGGAAGCCTTGCATCGAGAATGTGGACAATTTCATATCTGCCTTACTTTTCTCCGTGGAAAGTCAAAGGACCATTGGTTATGGCTCCCGGATTGTGACAGCCGATTGCACCGAGGGCGTCATTTTGCTGATGGCCCAGTCCATCGTTGGGTCCATGATAGATGCCCTCATGGTGGGATGCATGTTCGTCAAGATCTCCAGGCCCAAGAAGCGCGCCCAGACCTTAATATTCAGCAAGAAGTGCGTTGTCTCCCACCGGGATGAGAAACTCTGCCTGATGTTCCGCATCGGGGACCTCCGGGACAGCCACATGGTGGATGCGAAAATAAGGGCCAAACTGATCAAATCCAGACAAACCAAGGAAGGGGAGTTCATCCCCTTGGAGCAGTCGGAGCTGAACCTGGGCTATGACACAGGGGAGGACCGGCTCTTCTTGGTGGAGCCGCAGATCATCTGCCATGTCATCAGTGACCACAGCCCCTTCTGGGAAATGACAGCAGAGTCGTTGAAGCGGGAGCAATTTGAGATCATTGTGATCCTGGAGGGCATCGTGGAAGCCACAG GAATGACATGTCAAGCCCGGACCTCTTACATAGAGGACGAGATCCTTTGGGGATATCGGTTCGAGCCCTGCATGACCCTGGAGAAAGGAGCCTTTCGAGTAGACTACAGCAGGTTTGAGAAGACATTTGAGGTgcagaccccagcagccagcgcCAAGGAGATGTATGAACTGAAGGAGATGGAATGTCAGGACCAGTCCACCCTGAGCTTGTACTGGGACCACCTGGTGCATCCCTGCTTCTCAGCCGAGCTGAATGATGTCCTGCAGGATGAGGGTCCCACTGAGGaacccctggccaggctgggcatCCCCAACATCACGGAGGAGGAAACGAGTGCCGAGTTCCAGAACCAGATCGGAGTCTGA
- the LOC120375782 gene encoding G protein-activated inward rectifier potassium channel 4-like isoform X2, with the protein MVLPIASSSMELQQDNGLCVRNNVGGCRLKYEEPRSRRNSIPPVQTPTAKHMLAYLPRPPTDTSRYGAFPQKPEMMVIPMGLSGESQQQTDPATEKKNALMSNFVPHSCGSNIPNDRSVLQRRLSLVEQTSTGTVVPVKHRPSVSINTEDLPKYRRALRNDPLPSLRDINTRWYPRHALSVPNIPNSARKKTPTRSIVSVTPSEKPQNRRCKLIDDDRQFSSANKQQRQRYVTKMGKCQVNLGRIQEKKRFLSDIFTTIVDLKYRWFLFVFMMCYIITWVVFGIIYFFDAWIRDDINHIGDPEWKPCIENVDNFISALLFSVESQRTIGYGSRIVTADCTEGVILLMAQSIVGSMIDALMVGCMFVKISRPKKRAQTLIFSKKCVVSHRDEKLCLMFRIGDLRDSHMVDAKIRAKLIKSRQTKEGEFIPLEQSELNLGYDTGEDRLFLVEPQIICHVISDHSPFWEMTAESLKREQFEIIVILEGIVEATGCYIGRQRMSHNMLVSQMAQGTRTEPFSWRSLACIGHRNDMSSPDLLHRGRDPLGISVRALHDPGERSLSSRLQQV; encoded by the exons ATGGTGCTGCCCATCGCCAgcagcagcatggagctgcagcaggacaACGGGCTCTGTGTCCGCAACAACGTGGGCGGTTGCCGGCTGAAGTACGAGGAGCCGAGGAGCCGGAGGAACTCCATCCCCCCTGTGCAGACTCCCaccgccaagcacatgcttgcctACCTGCCCCGGCCCCCGACGGACACCAGCAGATACGGCGCCTTCCCTCAGAAG CCTGAAATGATGGTCATCCCAATGGGCCTATCAGGAGAGAGCCAACAGCAAACAGACCCTGCGACTGAAAAGAAAAATGCCCTGATGTCAAACTTTGTCCCCCACTCCTGTGGCTCAAACATCCCCAATGACAGATCAGTCCTTCAGAGGAGGCTCAGTCTGGTGGAGCAGACCAGCACAGGCACGGTGGTACCTGTGAAGCACCGGCCCAGCGTCTCCATCAACACCGAAGATCTGCCCAAGTACCGCCGGGCATTGCGCAATGATCCCCTGCCTTCACTCCGGGACATCAACACCCGGTGGTACCCACGGCATGCCCTCAGTGTGCCCAACATCCCCAACTCAGCACGGAAAAAAACACCCACCCGGAGCATTGTCTCCGTGACCCCCTCAGAGAAACCTCAGAACCGCCGCTGCAAGCTCATCGACGACGATCGGCAGTTCAGCTCCGCCAACAAGCAGCAGCGGCAGCGCTATGTGACCAAAATGGGCAAGTGCCAGGTGAATCTGGGCCGCATCCAGGAAAAGAAGAGGTTCCTGTCGGACATTTTCACCACCATTGTGGACCTCAAGTACCGCTGGTTCCTCTTTGTCTTCATGATGTGCTACATCATCACCTGGGTGGTCTTTGGCATCATCTACTTCTTCGATGCCTGGATAAGGGACGACATCAACCACATAGGAGACCCGGAGTGGAAGCCTTGCATCGAGAATGTGGACAATTTCATATCTGCCTTACTTTTCTCCGTGGAAAGTCAAAGGACCATTGGTTATGGCTCCCGGATTGTGACAGCCGATTGCACCGAGGGCGTCATTTTGCTGATGGCCCAGTCCATCGTTGGGTCCATGATAGATGCCCTCATGGTGGGATGCATGTTCGTCAAGATCTCCAGGCCCAAGAAGCGCGCCCAGACCTTAATATTCAGCAAGAAGTGCGTTGTCTCCCACCGGGATGAGAAACTCTGCCTGATGTTCCGCATCGGGGACCTCCGGGACAGCCACATGGTGGATGCGAAAATAAGGGCCAAACTGATCAAATCCAGACAAACCAAGGAAGGGGAGTTCATCCCCTTGGAGCAGTCGGAGCTGAACCTGGGCTATGACACAGGGGAGGACCGGCTCTTCTTGGTGGAGCCGCAGATCATCTGCCATGTCATCAGTGACCACAGCCCCTTCTGGGAAATGACAGCAGAGTCGTTGAAGCGGGAGCAATTTGAGATCATTGTGATCCTGGAGGGCATCGTGGAAGCCACAG GATGCTACATTGGCAGACAAAGAATGAGCCACAACATGCTCGTCAGCCAGATGGCTCAGGGGACCAGGACTGAACCTTTCTCCTGGAGGTCACTGGCATGCATTGGGCACAG GAATGACATGTCAAGCCCGGACCTCTTACATAGAGGACGAGATCCTTTGGGGATATCGGTTCGAGCCCTGCATGACCCTGGAGAAAGGAGCCTTTCGAGTAGACTACAGCAGGTTTGA